One window of the Rissa tridactyla isolate bRisTri1 chromosome 9, bRisTri1.patW.cur.20221130, whole genome shotgun sequence genome contains the following:
- the DNAJA4 gene encoding dnaJ homolog subfamily A member 4 isoform X2, with amino-acid sequence MQVIVQQIGPGMVQQIQTVCPECKGQGERINPKDRCDNCNGCKVVREKKIIEVHVDKGMKDGQKIVFHGEGDQEPDLEPGDVIIVLDQKDHSVFQRRGHDLITKMRIQLSEALCGFRKTIETLDNRVLVISSRPGEVIKHGDLKCIYNEGMPIYKSPMDKGSLIIQFLVQFPEHYWLPREKLCLLEALLPPREDVMVTDEMDQVDLEDFDPNEQAYRNSGGEAYEEDEEGPRTGVQCQTS; translated from the exons ATGCAAGTTATAGTTCAGCAGATTGGACCTGGCATGGTACAACAAATCCAAACTGTGTGTCCAGAATGCAAAGGCCAAGGTGAAAGGATAAATCCGAAGGACAGGTGTGACAACTGCAATGGCTGTAAGgttgtgagagagaaaaagatcaTAGAAGTTCATGTTGATAAAG GTATGAAAGACGGTCAGAAGATAGTATTTCATGGAGAAGGTGACCAGGAACCTGATCTGGAACCTGGTGATGTTATAATTGTGCTTGATCAAAAGGATCACAGTGTCTTCCAGAGGCGAGGGCATGACTTAATCACAAAAATGAGAATTCAACTCTCGGAGGCTTTATGTGGTTTCAGAAAGACCATTGAAACTCTGGATAACAGAGTTCTTGTCATATCATCTAGGCCAG GTGAAGTGATAAAACACGGTGACCTGAAGTGTATCTACAATGAAGGGATGCCTATCTACAAATCTCCAATGGACAAAGGCAGCTTAATTATACAATTTTTG GTCCAGTTCCCAGAGCACTACTGGCTCCCAAGGGAGAAACTGTGTCTGCTGGAGGCTTTGCTTCCTCCACGAGAAGACGTTATGGTTACAGATGAGATGGATCAGGTAGACCTTGAAGATTTTGATCCAAATGAGCAAGCCTACCGTAACAGTGGTGGAGAAGCAtatgaagaagatgaggagggtcCAAGAACAGGAGTACAATGTCAGACATCTTAA
- the SKIC8 gene encoding SKI8 subunit of superkiller complex protein produces the protein MTTQYGILFKQEQAHDDAIWSVAWGKNKKDGSETVISGSLDDLVKVWKWNDEKLDLQWTLEGHQLGVVSVDISHTGSIAASSSLDAHIRLWDLETGKQIKSIDAGPVDAWSLAFSPDSQYLATGSHVGKVNIFGVETGKKEYSLDTRGKFILSIAYSPDGKYLASGAIDGIINIFDIATGKLLHTLEGHAMPIRSLTFSPDSQLLVTASDDGYIKIYDVQHANLAGTLSGHGSWVLNVAFCPDDTHFVSSSSDKSVKVWDAGTRTCVHTFIDHQDQVWGVKYNGSGSKIVSVGDDQEIHIYDCPV, from the exons ATGACCACACAG taCGGTATTCTCTTCAAGCAAGAGCAAG CTCACGATGATGCCATTTGGTCAGttgcctggggaaaaaataaaaaagatggttCTGAAACAGTGATCTCTGGTTCTTTGGATGATCTAGTGAAGGTGTGGAAGTG GAATGATGAAAAATTGGATCTACAATGGACTTTGGAGGGTCACCAGCTGGGCGTGGTGTCTGTGGATATCAGCCACACGGGCTCCATTGCAGCATCCAGCTCCCTCGATGCCCATATTCGCCTTTGGGATTTAGAAACTGGCAAACAGATCAAGTCAATAGATGCTGGCCCTG ttgATGCTTGGTCCCTGGCTTTTTCACCTGATTCCCAGTACCTTGCAACAGGAAGTCACGtgggaaaagtaaatatttttggtgTTGAAACCGGAAAGAAAGAATATTCTCTGGACACCAGAGGAAAGTTCATCCTTAGCATTGCATAT AGTCCAGATGGAAAATACTTAGCCAGTGGAGCGATAGATGGCATTATCAATATTTTTGATATTGCAACTGGAAAACTTCTGCATACGCTAGAAG GTCACGCGATGCCTATTCGTTCACTGACGTTTTCTCCGGATTCTCAGTTACTTGTAACTGCTTCAGATGATGGCTATATCAAAATTTACGATGT GCAACATGCAAACTTGGCTGGTACATTAAGTGGTCATGGATCCTGGGTATTAAATGTAGCATTTTGTCCTGATGATACCCATTTTGTTTCCAG ttcatcTGATAAAAGTGTAAAAGTCTGGGATGCTGGGACGAGAACCTGTGTTCATACTTTCATTGACCACCAAGATCAG GTCTGGGGAGTGAAATACAATGGAAGTGGGTCCAAAATTGTATCTGTTGGAGATGACCAAGAAATTCATATTTATGACTGTCCAGTTTAA
- the DNAJA4 gene encoding dnaJ homolog subfamily A member 4 isoform X1, whose product MVKETEYYDILQVKPNASSEEIKRAYRKLALKYHPDKNPSEGERFKLISQAYEVLSDPKKRDLYDQGGEQAIKEGGLSGGSFSSPMDIFDMFFGGGGRMNRERRGKNVVHQLGVSLEDLYNGITRKLALQKNVICAKCEGYGGKKGAIEKCPVCKGRGMQVIVQQIGPGMVQQIQTVCPECKGQGERINPKDRCDNCNGCKVVREKKIIEVHVDKGMKDGQKIVFHGEGDQEPDLEPGDVIIVLDQKDHSVFQRRGHDLITKMRIQLSEALCGFRKTIETLDNRVLVISSRPGEVIKHGDLKCIYNEGMPIYKSPMDKGSLIIQFLVQFPEHYWLPREKLCLLEALLPPREDVMVTDEMDQVDLEDFDPNEQAYRNSGGEAYEEDEEGPRTGVQCQTS is encoded by the exons ATGGTGAAGGAGACGGAGTACTACGACATCCTGCAGGTGAAGCCTAATGCCTCCTCCGAGGAGATCAAGCGCGCCTACCGCAAGCTGGCGCTGAAGTACCACCCCGACAAGAACCCCAGCGAGGGCGAGCGG tttaagCTCATATCCCAGGCATATGAAGTTCTGTCGGACCCAAAGAAAAGGGACCTCTATGACCAGGGTGGGGAGCAGGCTATTAAAGAAGGAGGCCTGAGTGGCGGCAGCTTCTCTTCACCCATGGACATCTTTGACATGTTCTTTGGTGGTGGAGGCCGAATGAATAGAGAGAGAAGAG gtaaAAATGTTGTGCACCAGTTAGGTGTATCTCTAGAAGACTTATATAATGGTATTACAAGGAAACTGGCActgcaaaaaaatgttatttgtgcaAAGTGTGAAG gtTATGGCGGAAAGAAAGGGGCAATAGAAAAGTGCCCTGTGTGTAAAGGAAGAGGAATGCAAGTTATAGTTCAGCAGATTGGACCTGGCATGGTACAACAAATCCAAACTGTGTGTCCAGAATGCAAAGGCCAAGGTGAAAGGATAAATCCGAAGGACAGGTGTGACAACTGCAATGGCTGTAAGgttgtgagagagaaaaagatcaTAGAAGTTCATGTTGATAAAG GTATGAAAGACGGTCAGAAGATAGTATTTCATGGAGAAGGTGACCAGGAACCTGATCTGGAACCTGGTGATGTTATAATTGTGCTTGATCAAAAGGATCACAGTGTCTTCCAGAGGCGAGGGCATGACTTAATCACAAAAATGAGAATTCAACTCTCGGAGGCTTTATGTGGTTTCAGAAAGACCATTGAAACTCTGGATAACAGAGTTCTTGTCATATCATCTAGGCCAG GTGAAGTGATAAAACACGGTGACCTGAAGTGTATCTACAATGAAGGGATGCCTATCTACAAATCTCCAATGGACAAAGGCAGCTTAATTATACAATTTTTG GTCCAGTTCCCAGAGCACTACTGGCTCCCAAGGGAGAAACTGTGTCTGCTGGAGGCTTTGCTTCCTCCACGAGAAGACGTTATGGTTACAGATGAGATGGATCAGGTAGACCTTGAAGATTTTGATCCAAATGAGCAAGCCTACCGTAACAGTGGTGGAGAAGCAtatgaagaagatgaggagggtcCAAGAACAGGAGTACAATGTCAGACATCTTAA